One stretch of Bacteroidota bacterium DNA includes these proteins:
- the rplN gene encoding 50S ribosomal protein L14: protein MIQQESRLAVADNSGAKEVLCIRVLGGSGRRYARIGDKIVVSVKSAVPGGNVKKGEVSHAVVVRTKKEYRRKDGSYIRFDENAAVLLNDADEPRGTRIFGPVARELREKQFMRIVSLAPEVL from the coding sequence ATGATCCAGCAAGAATCCAGACTCGCGGTGGCGGACAACTCGGGGGCCAAAGAGGTCCTCTGCATCCGCGTCCTCGGCGGCAGCGGCCGGCGCTACGCCCGCATCGGCGACAAGATCGTCGTCTCGGTCAAGAGCGCGGTCCCCGGCGGCAACGTCAAGAAAGGCGAAGTCTCCCACGCTGTCGTCGTCCGCACGAAGAAGGAGTACCGCCGCAAGGACGGCTCCTACATCCGCTTCGACGAGAACGCCGCCGTCCTCCTCAACGACGCCGACGAGCCGCGCGGGACCCGCATCTTCGGCCCCGTCGCCCGCGAGCTGCGCGAGAAGCAGTTCATGCGCATCGTCTCCCTC